One Bacteriovorax sp. Seq25_V DNA window includes the following coding sequences:
- the priA gene encoding primosomal protein N', which produces MHNLLESKYCQVAVNFPAGDGILTYQTDGEALPIGSLVEVPLGRRKAKGVVLPFSLSEDELTKITTEYKLKPISARFDSDFTLSEKELELYMWMSKYYHYNLGMLVWDCLPKILKRPREVDIAHGSNEPFEFELNEEQRNAFLSISDKLFMGFDRFYIHGVTGSGKTLIYLNLIKEVLQSGKSVLFLLPEINLTPQFTETFRRFLDCPILSYHSGVTDSHKNEVWKFLKRSNKPVLIMGVRSSVFLPSDNIGLVIVDEEHDNSFKQSDRCAYNGRDVAIKKAQIFDCPVVLGSATPSLENYHTFTTTKRDNYFTLEKRAAGSFPDIELIDSRRHGDKKRDDALFIWPFEKRSLDLITEALERKEQVLVFVNRLGFANFIQCRNCGHKFEDPNTGVPLRFFKKKNILSSGHSDYQIPLPEICPSCGNMSLLQQGYGTERLQEVLLEYFPGKSIERFDRDEITNLEKLEEKLDKFHAGETDIFVGTQMLSKGHNFKRVNLVLILGTDSMLNFPDFRSMEKTYQMLVQILGRAGRYSDHAKVAIQTLLPDNPLFKFIENHDFSKFYDFELNPRRIGNFPPFSKMIAIHVSGRDREKLVTQVSREVNRLYASISQAENQYEIWGPTPAMIERRANMFTWSFTVVSGNVNTLHSIVSYFENTNKIDKSYSIKVDVDPYQIL; this is translated from the coding sequence ATGCATAATCTGCTTGAATCAAAATATTGCCAAGTCGCCGTTAATTTTCCTGCCGGTGACGGGATTCTTACTTATCAGACTGATGGGGAGGCCCTTCCTATTGGTTCACTGGTTGAGGTTCCTCTTGGAAGAAGAAAGGCGAAGGGAGTAGTGCTCCCTTTTTCTCTTTCAGAAGATGAACTTACAAAAATTACTACTGAGTATAAACTAAAGCCTATCTCTGCACGTTTTGATAGTGACTTCACTCTCTCTGAAAAAGAGTTAGAGCTTTATATGTGGATGTCAAAGTACTACCACTATAATCTCGGCATGCTGGTTTGGGACTGCCTACCAAAAATTTTAAAAAGACCTCGTGAAGTTGATATTGCTCATGGAAGTAATGAGCCTTTTGAGTTTGAACTTAATGAAGAGCAAAGAAATGCTTTTCTCTCAATTAGCGATAAACTTTTTATGGGTTTTGATCGTTTCTATATTCACGGTGTGACGGGAAGTGGTAAGACTCTTATTTATTTAAACCTCATCAAGGAAGTACTACAAAGTGGAAAGAGCGTGCTTTTCCTTCTTCCTGAGATTAATTTAACTCCTCAGTTTACAGAAACTTTTAGAAGATTTTTAGACTGTCCAATTCTTAGTTATCACTCGGGTGTGACAGACTCTCATAAAAACGAAGTGTGGAAATTTTTGAAGCGCAGTAATAAGCCCGTTCTTATTATGGGGGTTCGAAGCTCGGTTTTTCTACCTAGTGATAATATTGGCCTTGTCATTGTCGATGAGGAGCACGATAACTCTTTTAAACAAAGTGATCGTTGCGCTTATAATGGACGAGATGTAGCAATTAAAAAGGCACAGATCTTTGATTGTCCAGTTGTCCTTGGGTCGGCCACCCCAAGTCTTGAAAACTACCATACCTTTACGACTACAAAGAGAGATAATTACTTTACGCTTGAAAAGAGAGCGGCCGGTTCATTTCCTGATATTGAACTTATTGATAGTCGTCGTCACGGAGATAAGAAACGTGATGATGCGCTCTTTATATGGCCATTTGAAAAACGTTCTCTTGATCTGATTACTGAAGCTCTCGAGAGAAAAGAGCAGGTGCTTGTCTTTGTTAACCGACTTGGATTTGCTAACTTTATCCAATGTCGAAACTGTGGTCATAAATTTGAAGATCCAAATACAGGTGTTCCACTGCGATTTTTTAAGAAGAAAAATATTCTCTCGTCAGGACACTCAGACTATCAAATACCTCTTCCTGAAATTTGTCCAAGTTGTGGGAATATGAGTTTATTACAACAGGGCTATGGAACTGAGAGATTACAAGAAGTACTCCTCGAATATTTTCCCGGGAAATCAATTGAGAGATTTGACCGTGATGAAATTACAAATCTTGAAAAGCTTGAAGAAAAGCTTGATAAATTTCATGCCGGTGAAACTGATATTTTTGTTGGGACTCAGATGCTTTCAAAAGGTCATAACTTTAAACGAGTTAACCTTGTTCTGATTCTTGGAACAGACTCAATGCTTAACTTTCCAGACTTTAGGAGTATGGAAAAAACCTATCAAATGTTAGTTCAGATTCTTGGACGTGCCGGAAGATACTCTGATCATGCAAAAGTTGCGATCCAGACTCTTCTTCCAGATAATCCATTATTTAAATTCATTGAGAATCATGATTTCTCAAAATTCTATGACTTTGAATTAAACCCGAGAAGAATTGGTAACTTTCCTCCATTTTCTAAAATGATTGCAATTCATGTTTCAGGTCGTGATCGTGAAAAGCTAGTTACACAAGTTTCACGAGAAGTGAATAGACTTTATGCTTCAATTTCTCAAGCAGAAAATCAGTACGAGATTTGGGGACCAACTCCTGCCATGATTGAGAGGAGGGCGAATATGTTTACTTGGTCTTTCACTGTAGTATCTGGGAATGTGAATACCTTGCACTCAATTGTAAGCTACTTTGAGAATACTAATAAGATAGATAAGTCTTACTCTATTAAAGTCGATGTTGATCCATACCAGATCCTCTAG
- a CDS encoding D-alanyl-D-alanine carboxypeptidase: MRKVLILLSLTLTTFAKINIDSLLKKYGVTKNQVGIAIIDKNGSNQFAHNADSIFIPASTFKIISAYYILKNTDIEKRFETSISIDGEIQNNILKGNLIIHSQGNPFFLSSDLISLLYELKQRGIKTIEGQIRLTGDLPNISSIGSVGLDDQSYNQGLSSFNINFNRFRLFGLSNGDFLSLPYLQGLEVNKNNSPMGPGEIIKRNYKNTEKEEWYYQTAKRGKFEIPIRDTEIIYLSYIKEILSKFDIIVLNKKLNKERSSHINISRTSSPSIKRLIELSLEYSNNLFIETLMLYVTKEKNLQDAAIQIQNFLLSEKLITKNDINKNIKIDRASGLSTSMFITPSLFTRIISKIYNQKIGDKFFFSYLSLAGSTGFIAKNFLDQKTFENFYAKTGSLDYINNICGVWIKGQEKFFCIMINDKDLRQKLDGVNSSENEELRQTAKKWKNAKDQLLEELIKVLF, translated from the coding sequence ATGAGAAAAGTATTAATTCTCCTCTCTCTCACACTCACCACCTTTGCTAAAATAAATATTGATTCCTTACTTAAAAAATATGGTGTTACTAAGAACCAAGTAGGAATTGCAATAATAGATAAGAACGGATCAAACCAATTTGCCCATAATGCAGATTCAATTTTCATCCCTGCATCGACATTTAAAATTATTAGTGCTTACTATATTTTAAAAAATACAGATATTGAAAAGAGATTTGAGACAAGTATTTCAATTGATGGAGAAATACAAAATAACATCCTCAAAGGAAACCTCATCATTCATTCACAAGGAAACCCTTTCTTTCTAAGCAGTGATCTGATCTCCCTTCTTTATGAGCTAAAGCAGCGAGGAATTAAAACAATAGAAGGACAAATTCGACTAACCGGAGATCTTCCAAATATTTCTTCAATTGGAAGCGTTGGTCTTGACGATCAATCTTACAACCAGGGACTTTCATCATTTAATATTAACTTTAATCGCTTTCGTCTCTTTGGACTTAGTAATGGAGATTTTCTCTCTCTTCCCTACCTTCAAGGTCTAGAAGTTAATAAAAATAATTCTCCAATGGGTCCCGGTGAGATCATAAAGAGAAATTATAAGAATACAGAAAAAGAAGAGTGGTACTACCAAACGGCTAAGCGTGGAAAATTTGAAATTCCCATTCGCGACACTGAAATAATTTATCTTAGTTACATCAAAGAAATTCTAAGTAAATTTGATATTATAGTTTTAAATAAAAAATTAAACAAAGAGAGAAGTAGTCATATTAATATTTCGAGAACATCCTCTCCTTCTATCAAGAGGCTTATCGAACTGTCTCTCGAGTATTCAAACAATCTCTTCATTGAAACTCTCATGCTCTATGTAACAAAGGAAAAGAATCTTCAGGATGCTGCTATACAAATCCAGAACTTTCTACTCTCAGAAAAGTTGATTACAAAGAATGATATAAATAAAAACATCAAAATTGATCGCGCCTCAGGACTTTCAACTTCTATGTTTATCACACCATCTCTTTTTACTCGGATCATATCTAAAATTTACAACCAAAAAATTGGAGATAAATTCTTCTTTTCATATCTCTCTCTCGCTGGCAGTACAGGGTTTATTGCAAAGAATTTCTTAGACCAAAAGACCTTTGAAAACTTCTACGCCAAAACCGGTTCTCTTGATTATATCAATAATATCTGCGGAGTCTGGATTAAGGGACAAGAGAAGTTTTTTTGCATCATGATCAATGACAAAGACTTACGACAAAAACTTGATGGAGTAAACTCTAGCGAGAATGAAGAGCTTCGCCAAACAGCAAAGAAGTGGAAAAATGCAAAAGACCAATTACTTGAAGAGTTAATAAAAGTACTTTTCTAG
- the yidD gene encoding membrane protein insertion efficiency factor YidD — protein MKSFFLMLIKFYQYFLSPFLGRNCRFHPTCSSYAKECFEKHDAGHALLLTTKRICRCHPFSAGGYDPVPEIKEGNKK, from the coding sequence ATGAAATCATTTTTTCTTATGCTCATAAAGTTTTATCAGTACTTTCTAAGCCCATTTCTCGGAAGAAATTGTCGATTTCACCCAACCTGTTCTTCCTATGCCAAGGAATGCTTTGAAAAACACGATGCAGGACATGCACTACTTTTAACGACCAAGAGAATTTGTCGCTGTCACCCATTCTCAGCAGGAGGTTATGATCCTGTCCCCGAAATAAAAGAAGGAAATAAGAAATGA
- the nth gene encoding endonuclease III, with amino-acid sequence MNKKEVANYVVERLEELFPETPVPLDHTNAFTLLIAVLLSAQCTDERVNKVTPALFKLADSAKKMIKLSVPEIEAIVKPCGLAPRKAKAIYDLSHILMNEHGGEVPASFEDLEKLPGVGHKTASVVMAQAFGVPAFPVDTHIHRICQQWGLTNGKNVDQTEKDCKRLFPMNLWNKLHLQIIFYGRKYCTARQCNGLQCEICQTCFPDRKREKKYKKA; translated from the coding sequence ATGAATAAAAAAGAAGTAGCAAATTATGTTGTGGAGCGCCTTGAGGAACTTTTTCCCGAGACTCCAGTACCTCTCGATCACACTAATGCATTTACCTTGTTAATTGCTGTCCTCCTTTCTGCACAATGCACAGATGAAAGGGTAAATAAAGTGACACCTGCCCTTTTTAAACTCGCTGATAGTGCAAAGAAGATGATTAAACTTAGTGTTCCAGAAATTGAGGCGATCGTTAAGCCATGTGGTCTTGCTCCAAGAAAGGCCAAGGCGATTTATGACCTGTCACATATTCTCATGAATGAACACGGTGGTGAAGTTCCCGCAAGTTTTGAGGATCTTGAAAAGCTTCCTGGGGTTGGACATAAAACAGCGTCTGTTGTCATGGCACAAGCTTTTGGTGTTCCGGCATTTCCGGTTGATACTCATATTCACCGAATTTGTCAGCAGTGGGGGTTAACAAATGGCAAGAATGTTGATCAGACAGAAAAAGATTGTAAACGACTTTTTCCAATGAACCTTTGGAATAAGCTCCATCTGCAAATCATTTTCTACGGACGTAAATATTGTACGGCCCGTCAGTGCAATGGACTTCAGTGTGAAATCTGTCAGACATGCTTTCCAGACCGTAAGCGTGAAAAGAAATATAAAAAGGCATAG
- a CDS encoding alpha/beta hydrolase yields MEFMRVSNIDTIYKKGTGDQAVIVLHGYGASFKDLAPLHSYLDPQGLFNWYFLDGPLGVDIGMGMTGRAWFPIDMMKLQIAQMNGTFETLFADHNPEGIFEARDRVMKCIDEISQIHSKVLLGGFSQGSMVSLSCALQDVSKISKIFLLSSTLFDQDLMNEKVSGLRDIPIFQSHGQGDMVLPFSLAKRLSELLEKNVATYEFHPFNGGHEIPLNVIERLKEFLIRE; encoded by the coding sequence ATGGAATTTATGAGAGTTTCAAATATCGATACAATTTATAAAAAAGGTACCGGTGATCAGGCGGTTATCGTTCTCCATGGTTATGGCGCAAGTTTTAAAGACCTCGCACCACTTCATAGTTACCTCGATCCACAAGGTCTGTTCAATTGGTATTTCCTCGATGGACCTCTAGGAGTTGATATTGGAATGGGGATGACTGGCCGTGCATGGTTTCCAATTGACATGATGAAATTGCAAATAGCTCAGATGAATGGAACATTTGAAACTTTATTTGCTGATCATAACCCAGAAGGAATTTTTGAGGCCCGAGATAGGGTGATGAAGTGTATTGATGAAATCAGTCAAATCCATTCAAAGGTTCTTCTTGGAGGATTTTCACAAGGTTCAATGGTTTCACTTTCATGTGCTTTACAAGATGTTTCAAAAATCTCAAAAATCTTTCTTTTATCTTCAACATTATTTGATCAAGATCTGATGAATGAGAAAGTGAGTGGTCTAAGAGATATTCCAATTTTTCAATCCCATGGGCAAGGGGATATGGTTCTACCTTTTTCATTAGCAAAGAGGTTAAGTGAATTATTGGAAAAGAATGTGGCAACATATGAATTTCATCCATTTAATGGGGGGCATGAAATTCCACTTAATGTAATTGAGAGATTAAAAGAGTTTCTTATTCGTGAGTAA
- a CDS encoding DUF2797 domain-containing protein has translation MTIGNIRKMKTRLEDGLAMYQLPLGDSLVDMNELVGKKISMKFDGMINCIATGEKITKSYGQGYSYKAFITLPECDTCIIKPELCHFAKGTCRDPKWGKEHCFIPHYIYLAVSSDLKVGITRHTQVPTRWIDQGASYALPILKVEDRKTSGEIEVEIARFYKDKTNWRKMLQGNVPEIDLFDKREEVFEDLADVLDSFDVEDLEEEITTIKYPVLEYPTKVTSLGFDKKPIVEGTLVGIKGQYLILDTGVINMRKHQGYEIEFKAFS, from the coding sequence ATGACAATAGGTAATATTAGAAAAATGAAGACGAGACTAGAAGATGGGCTGGCAATGTACCAACTTCCTCTAGGAGATAGTCTCGTTGATATGAATGAACTTGTTGGTAAGAAAATTTCCATGAAATTTGATGGAATGATTAACTGTATTGCCACAGGGGAGAAAATAACAAAGTCGTATGGCCAAGGTTATTCATATAAGGCCTTTATCACGCTTCCTGAGTGTGATACTTGTATTATTAAGCCTGAGCTTTGTCACTTCGCTAAGGGGACATGTCGCGATCCTAAGTGGGGGAAAGAGCACTGCTTTATCCCACACTATATCTATCTCGCCGTATCAAGTGATCTCAAAGTTGGGATTACAAGACACACACAAGTTCCAACGCGTTGGATTGATCAAGGGGCAAGCTATGCTCTTCCAATTTTAAAAGTAGAGGATCGTAAAACATCAGGTGAAATCGAAGTCGAGATCGCCCGTTTTTATAAAGACAAAACTAATTGGAGAAAAATGCTTCAAGGTAATGTTCCCGAGATTGATCTCTTTGATAAGCGCGAGGAAGTTTTTGAAGATCTCGCAGATGTTCTAGATTCCTTTGATGTTGAAGATCTTGAAGAAGAGATCACAACAATTAAATATCCAGTTCTTGAATATCCAACAAAAGTAACTTCATTGGGTTTTGATAAGAAGCCGATTGTAGAAGGGACATTAGTTGGAATTAAAGGTCAGTACTTAATTTTAGACACGGGTGTAATTAATATGAGAAAACACCAGGGTTATGAGATTGAGTTTAAAGCTTTTTCTTAA
- a CDS encoding alpha/beta fold hydrolase, with protein sequence MEPIKRTIPMDDGTKLFTQVYEKGSKVWLIATHGIGEHLQRHSYLVDLFGHDLNIFQYDLRGHGRSGGEKAYISDFKVFYQDLDQCIKYLREKYNMKHYILFGHSMGALITCGYAQKYFSDDNRPMSVIVNAPPVGIPGALGKIVDLVPDNLITKLSSFRASLPLGGMVDLKYLSHRQDVIDDYVSDDLNHMKLHSKLLLELVRESREVFSKKINSGVPSFCSYGSADGIVSPEAIDHYFKNVETNFELKVIEGAYHEIHNELDKYRLPYFEYLKSAMTDVLYGSESN encoded by the coding sequence ATGGAGCCTATTAAAAGAACAATTCCGATGGATGATGGAACAAAGCTTTTTACTCAGGTATATGAAAAAGGCTCAAAAGTTTGGCTAATTGCTACTCATGGGATTGGAGAACATTTGCAACGTCATTCTTATCTCGTAGACCTTTTTGGTCATGATCTCAATATTTTTCAATATGATCTTAGGGGACATGGAAGAAGTGGAGGAGAGAAGGCGTACATCTCTGATTTTAAAGTTTTCTATCAGGACTTAGATCAGTGTATAAAGTATCTTAGAGAAAAATATAATATGAAACACTATATTCTCTTTGGTCATTCAATGGGAGCACTGATTACTTGTGGCTATGCTCAGAAATATTTTTCTGATGATAATAGACCAATGTCAGTTATTGTTAATGCTCCACCGGTTGGAATTCCTGGTGCTCTTGGAAAAATCGTTGATCTTGTTCCAGATAATTTGATTACAAAGCTAAGTAGTTTTAGAGCAAGTCTTCCGCTTGGTGGTATGGTTGACTTAAAATACCTTTCTCATCGTCAGGATGTAATTGATGACTATGTTTCAGATGATCTTAATCACATGAAGCTTCACTCAAAATTATTACTTGAGCTAGTGAGAGAGTCTCGAGAAGTCTTCTCAAAGAAAATAAATTCAGGTGTTCCTAGCTTTTGTAGTTATGGTAGTGCTGATGGGATTGTTTCTCCTGAAGCAATTGATCATTACTTTAAAAATGTTGAAACTAATTTTGAACTGAAAGTTATCGAAGGGGCTTACCACGAAATTCATAATGAACTTGATAAGTACAGATTGCCTTACTTCGAGTATTTAAAATCTGCGATGACTGATGTTTTATACGGAAGTGAGTCTAACTAA
- a CDS encoding type 1 glutamine amidotransferase, whose amino-acid sequence MNKIVQSHGIPFTYHWVSTFGTDSLDFIDEASGYIIFGSDSNVSDRLPWQIDLSKRMKAKIEAGIPVLGICFGHQLMADAYGATIDLVKPDNRCFEGTRKQKVLTDHLGFKTNEELEIFITHHYEVKNLPQEFIHLSTSSDCFYDGLAHKTKPFFSFQGHPEASRHFVENHIESKLPEEQVLSGLSGGNRVISNFIELVRLTSV is encoded by the coding sequence ATGAATAAGATAGTCCAGAGTCATGGCATCCCTTTTACGTACCACTGGGTTTCAACTTTTGGAACTGACTCCCTAGACTTTATTGACGAGGCATCTGGCTATATCATTTTTGGTAGCGACTCAAATGTCTCAGATAGACTTCCTTGGCAAATTGACCTCTCAAAGAGAATGAAAGCGAAAATAGAAGCGGGAATTCCAGTTCTAGGGATTTGCTTTGGTCACCAATTGATGGCCGATGCTTATGGTGCGACAATAGATTTGGTTAAGCCTGACAATAGATGCTTTGAGGGAACAAGAAAGCAGAAAGTTTTAACAGACCACCTCGGATTTAAAACAAATGAAGAATTAGAAATATTTATTACTCATCACTATGAAGTAAAGAATCTCCCGCAAGAATTTATCCATCTCTCAACTTCTTCTGATTGTTTTTATGATGGTCTTGCTCACAAGACAAAACCATTCTTTAGCTTTCAAGGTCATCCAGAAGCTTCGAGACATTTTGTAGAAAATCATATTGAAAGTAAGTTGCCTGAAGAACAAGTTCTTTCAGGCCTTAGCGGTGGGAACAGAGTAATTTCTAATTTTATCGAATTAGTTAGACTCACTTCCGTATAA
- a CDS encoding methylated-DNA--[protein]-cysteine S-methyltransferase: MKTVLTINEFKFLIEDDGSYIKKIEFLEENSSLEQTSLLTPLQEALKNELQGYFNGELKKFSIPFKAEGSEFQRLVWKQMGNIEYGKMMSYGELALHVGGLNYSRAVGGACNKNPLPILIPCHRVSASNHLGGFAFGMEMKKNLLKLERVQF; this comes from the coding sequence ATGAAAACAGTCCTAACGATAAATGAGTTTAAATTTCTAATTGAAGATGATGGAAGCTATATCAAAAAAATAGAGTTTCTTGAAGAAAATTCCTCATTAGAGCAAACTTCACTACTAACACCTTTGCAAGAAGCGCTTAAAAATGAGCTACAAGGTTATTTTAATGGTGAACTCAAAAAATTTTCAATTCCCTTTAAGGCCGAAGGATCTGAGTTTCAACGTTTGGTCTGGAAGCAAATGGGAAATATTGAGTATGGCAAAATGATGAGTTATGGTGAATTAGCTCTTCATGTTGGCGGTTTAAACTACTCTCGTGCAGTAGGGGGAGCCTGTAATAAGAATCCTCTTCCTATTCTAATCCCGTGTCACCGTGTAAGTGCTAGTAATCATTTGGGTGGCTTTGCATTTGGCATGGAAATGAAGAAAAACCTCCTTAAACTGGAACGTGTGCAATTCTAA
- a CDS encoding M48 family metallopeptidase: MVELSSLSKIFLACICLKGLTESYLDKRNKLHILKHRNEVPEKFAANITLEDHQKAADYSVTKINVGNFFNFIGYIILIAWTLFGGLDLLNNWVLQFQLGPIATGVLFILAFVFINSIISLPQSLYTTFVIEDRFGFNKTTVKTFISDLIKGTVIGLIIGVPLLFGILNIMEKLGTYWWLYAWAFLSAFQLLLMWIYPTFIAPLFNKFTALEDGEVKDKILDLLKRTGFESNGLFVMDASKRSGHGNAYFTGFGKNKRIVFFDTLINTLDASEVEAVLAHELGHFKRKHILKMMIKAFAMSFIGFYILGALMNTQWFYEMHGVHSNANYMTLILFTLVSGVYTFFITPISAWSSRKYEFEADEFAANNSSAKDLISALVKMYKDNASTLTPDPTYSAFYHSHPPALIRVKFLETFLK, translated from the coding sequence ATGGTCGAGCTATCAAGTTTATCTAAAATTTTTCTTGCTTGTATCTGTCTAAAGGGACTCACTGAGTCATATCTAGATAAGAGAAATAAATTACATATTTTAAAACATAGAAATGAAGTTCCTGAAAAATTCGCAGCGAATATTACTCTCGAAGACCACCAAAAAGCAGCTGATTACTCAGTAACAAAAATTAATGTTGGAAACTTTTTTAACTTCATTGGTTATATTATTCTAATTGCATGGACACTATTTGGCGGACTTGATCTTTTAAATAATTGGGTTCTTCAATTTCAACTTGGTCCAATTGCAACTGGCGTTCTTTTCATTCTTGCCTTTGTTTTTATCAATTCAATTATTTCACTACCACAAAGTCTTTATACGACTTTTGTTATTGAAGATAGATTTGGATTTAATAAAACGACAGTAAAGACCTTTATTTCAGATCTTATCAAAGGAACAGTTATTGGTCTTATTATTGGAGTTCCCCTTCTTTTTGGAATTTTGAATATTATGGAGAAGCTTGGAACATATTGGTGGCTATACGCCTGGGCATTTCTAAGTGCTTTCCAATTACTACTTATGTGGATTTATCCTACTTTTATTGCGCCACTATTTAATAAGTTCACAGCGCTTGAAGATGGTGAAGTTAAAGACAAAATTTTAGATCTTTTAAAACGTACTGGCTTTGAAAGTAACGGTCTATTTGTAATGGATGCAAGTAAGAGAAGCGGGCACGGGAATGCTTACTTCACTGGATTTGGAAAAAATAAACGAATTGTTTTTTTCGACACATTAATTAATACACTTGATGCATCTGAAGTTGAGGCGGTACTTGCCCACGAGCTTGGCCACTTTAAGCGTAAGCATATCTTAAAAATGATGATCAAGGCCTTCGCAATGAGCTTCATTGGTTTTTACATCCTTGGGGCATTAATGAATACTCAATGGTTTTATGAAATGCATGGTGTACATTCCAATGCTAATTACATGACACTGATTCTCTTCACTTTAGTTAGTGGTGTTTATACTTTTTTCATCACACCAATCTCAGCATGGTCTTCAAGAAAATATGAATTTGAGGCAGATGAATTCGCGGCCAATAACTCAAGTGCGAAGGATTTGATTTCGGCCCTGGTGAAGATGTACAAGGATAATGCCAGCACTCTTACTCCAGATCCAACTTACAGTGCATTCTATCACTCACACCCACCTGCACTGATCAGAGTTAAGTTCCTAGAAACTTTTCTTAAATAG
- a CDS encoding MBL fold metallo-hydrolase, which produces MKVHKIYTESPLRNYNYFIEETSQNVIVVDPLIPAQVDAWLLQNGKKLSGIIITHNHPDHVAGFEKLMNEHGCKVYAHSEFWGNRDLVTNFIEDGDSLKLEVGQLDFIYTPGHTKDHICLLLQKNGVQESVITMDTIFNAGVGNCKNGGDPKTLFQSIEKLLNILQDDVVLYPGHDYILNNLKFTLSIEPENEVAKNLVENFQGQFDTTIGQEKNINVFFRLDEKNIVDRFTRSAATREERFIELRKLRDTW; this is translated from the coding sequence ATGAAAGTTCATAAAATATACACGGAGAGTCCATTACGCAATTATAACTACTTCATCGAGGAAACATCGCAAAATGTAATCGTTGTTGACCCACTGATACCTGCTCAAGTTGATGCTTGGTTACTTCAGAATGGAAAAAAACTGTCTGGGATTATTATTACACATAATCACCCAGACCATGTTGCAGGGTTTGAGAAGTTAATGAATGAACATGGTTGTAAGGTTTACGCGCACTCTGAGTTTTGGGGGAATCGCGATCTTGTGACTAATTTTATTGAGGATGGAGATTCGTTAAAGCTAGAAGTTGGTCAACTGGACTTTATCTATACTCCTGGACATACGAAGGATCATATTTGCTTACTTCTTCAAAAAAATGGAGTTCAAGAAAGTGTTATCACAATGGATACAATTTTTAATGCTGGAGTTGGTAATTGTAAAAATGGTGGAGATCCCAAAACACTTTTTCAAAGTATTGAAAAATTACTAAACATTCTTCAAGATGATGTTGTTTTATATCCTGGACATGATTATATTCTTAACAACTTAAAATTCACTTTAAGTATCGAGCCAGAAAATGAAGTAGCAAAGAATTTAGTGGAAAATTTTCAAGGGCAATTTGATACAACAATTGGCCAGGAAAAAAATATCAATGTCTTTTTTAGACTCGATGAAAAAAATATTGTAGATCGATTTACTCGTTCTGCTGCGACGAGAGAAGAAAGATTTATCGAACTTAGAAAACTTAGAGATACTTGGTAA
- the bcp gene encoding thioredoxin-dependent thiol peroxidase, which translates to MSLPKIGNLAPAFTLVDQDGKKVSLKDFKGKSNVVLYFYPKAMTPGCTVQACGIRDTKNDFKKLDTVVFGVSPDAPERLQRFIEKQKLNFTLLSDEDHSVTEKYGCWGPKKFMGKEYIGVHRMTFIIGKDGKLKHIIEKVKTKTHHDDVIAWIKENKL; encoded by the coding sequence ATGAGCTTACCTAAAATAGGAAACCTAGCACCTGCTTTCACACTAGTTGATCAGGATGGAAAGAAAGTTTCACTAAAAGACTTCAAAGGAAAGAGTAATGTTGTTCTATACTTCTATCCAAAGGCCATGACTCCTGGATGTACAGTTCAGGCATGTGGAATTAGAGATACAAAGAATGATTTTAAAAAACTCGATACAGTTGTATTTGGAGTGAGCCCAGATGCACCAGAAAGGCTTCAAAGATTCATTGAAAAGCAAAAGTTAAATTTTACACTACTGTCAGATGAGGATCACTCAGTCACCGAGAAATATGGTTGCTGGGGACCAAAGAAGTTTATGGGAAAAGAGTATATCGGTGTTCACCGTATGACTTTTATCATTGGTAAAGATGGAAAGTTAAAGCACATTATTGAAAAAGTTAAAACAAAAACTCACCACGATGATGTCATCGCATGGATTAAAGAAAATAAATTATAG